A genomic stretch from Etheostoma cragini isolate CJK2018 chromosome 8, CSU_Ecrag_1.0, whole genome shotgun sequence includes:
- the snx20 gene encoding sorting nexin-20 yields MLPVCLQVYEVVVMRSGSFDSHRVSVERRYSDFSLLHHDLLAEFGGELEDVVLPPKLLSGNFSADVISKRRLALQDYLARLYATRCARHAARFARFFTDPEQKRAHDLLRGGRFTLAAQQLQSVLELEEKLLPWQHPALSVPTLAALAVCHRDLEEAEPAFAAAQRALPAARRYGLKKYRAALLELLVDLGYQLGRPTATLQHELTGLRDAERGEATARSLKEIVVQNFT; encoded by the coding sequence ATGTTACCTGTGTGTCTCCAGGTGTATGAGGTCGTGGTGATGCGCTCCGGCAGCTTTGACTCCCACCGCGTGTCGGTGGAGCGCCGCTACAGCGacttctccctcctccaccacGACCTGCTGGCGGAGTTCGGCGGCGAGTTGGAGGACGTCGTTCTCCCGCCAAAACTCCTGAGTGGGAACTTCAGCGCTGATGTCATCTCTAAGCGCCGCCTCGCCCTGCAGGACTACCTGGCGAGACTCTACGCCACCCGCTGCGCCCGCCACGCCGCCCGCTTCGCCCGCTTCTTCACCGATCCGGAGCAGAAACGGGCGCACGATCTCCTGCGGGGGGGGCGTTTCACGCTCGCCGCGCAGCAACTGCAGAGCGTCTtggagctggaggagaagctGTTGCCGTGGCAACACCCGGCCCTGAGCGTGCCCACGCTGGCCGCCCTCGCCGTGTGTCACCGAGACCTGGAGGAGGCGGAGCCGGCCTTCGCGGCGGCGCAGAGGGCGCTGCCGGCGGCCCGGCGCTACGGGCTGAAGAAGTACCGCGCGgcgctgctggagctgctggtggACCTGGGGTACCAGCTGGGACGCCCCACCGCCACGCTGCAGCACGAGCTCACCGGCCTGAGGGACGCCGAGAGGGGCGAGGCCACCGCGCGCTCGCTGAAGGAGATAGTGGTCCAGAACTTCACCTGA
- the LOC117949509 gene encoding uncharacterized protein LOC117949509 has protein sequence MYLDICIYCMFDILNQVIAAFCFLILHFHVYYFREEDLLEEAEPFCFNAFMIITEMVSRNREVNETQQRDATILVDEVLHSIFVLGKIHTPPFSPEEILSDAEILSAFRIQYPRPFALYSSELPRRSPFSCVLDMVVEQKGRDNEREIREELQELVGRLVKSGTIRPLVSKALSVSQSESNGPVRYYGVSMSAYDEAKTILIGASCLSSWDRYVADAVMTFYPEQSDNSLDPYDWPFVRKPYFDGTFRVPEQVWCQTFDLYNGRIMDPCFSCHQLFGLTTTRERVFSHGNCSEAESLSNLFQGDAAVRAQIQRPPGGDRARAETSVRDALRCFVQDFDGFTEWEARFYTPQEVRF, from the exons atgtatttagatatatgtatctactgtatgtttgatATACTTAACCAGGTTATCGCTGCATTCTGCTTTTTAATTCtccattttcatgtttattattttagagaAGAAGATTTACTGGAGGAGGCAGAGCCTTTCTGCTTTAATGCTTTCATGATTATCACTGAGATGGTTTCAAGGAATAGAGAAGTAAATGAGACCCAGCAGAGAGATGCTACGATATTAGTGGACGAG GTTCTTCACAGTATCTTTGTCTTGGGAAAGATCCACACGCCGCCATTTTCCCCAGAAGAGATTCTGAGTGATGCTGAAATTCTAAGTGCATTTAGGATCCAATACCCTCGACCTTTTGCCCTCTATTCCTCTGAGTTACCCCGGCGGAGTCCATTTTCATGTGTGCTCGACATG GTTGTCGAGCAGAAGGGACGAGACAACGAAAGAGAAATTAGAGAGGAGCTACAAGAGCTTGTCGGCAGACTGGTGAAGAGTGGTACCATCAGGCCTCTGGTCTCCAAAGCCCTCAGTGTCTCTCAGAGTGAAAGCAACGGTCCAGTCAGGTACTACGGAGTCTCCATGTCCGCTTATGATGAAGCAAAGACAATCCTGATTGGTGCTTCCTGTCTCAGCAGCTGGGACAGATATGTAGCTGATGCAGTGATGACCTTCTATCCAGAGCAAAGTGATAACTCTTTAGATCCATATGATTGGCCATTTGTCAGAAAGCCATACTTCGATGGAACCTTCAGAGTTCCTGAGCAGGTCTGGTGTCAAACCTTTGATCTCTATAATGGAAGAATAATGGATCCCTGTTTTTCATGTCATCAGTTATTCGGTTTGACAACAACTAGAGAAAGGGTATTCTCCCATGGCAACTGTTCTGAAGCAGAAAGTCTGAGCAACTTGTTTCAGGGTGATGCAGCAGTTAGAGCCCAAATACAAAGACCACCTGGTGGCGACAGAGCGAGGGCTGAAACAAGCGTCCGTGATGCGCTCAGATGTTTTGTGCAGGACTTTGACGGATTTACTGAATGGGAAGCTCGTTTCTACACCCCACAGGAAGTCAGATtttaa